From a single Paenibacillus sp. FSL R5-0345 genomic region:
- a CDS encoding carbohydrate ABC transporter permease — protein MKQTASDRTFTAMAYIILILFTIFCVFPFLLMIIGSFTKESELIVNGYTLFPKHFSTAAYKALLHSDALAQGYKVTILITVIGTLSALCISAMLAYSLSNKRNVLQTPLLLFCYLPMLFSGGIIPFYIVVSQWLYLQNSIGALILPLLCQPFLVFLLVSFFRTVPDELEEAARIDGANEMRVFFQIILPISKPILASVGLFYALYYWNDWFMGLMFIDNEKLFPLQLILRRMVSNMEAAKNLIPAAAAISTEAPTYGVRMATTVLTIGPIILLYPMLQKYFVKGLTVGAVKG, from the coding sequence ATGAAACAGACGGCATCCGACCGTACTTTTACAGCCATGGCCTACATCATTCTCATTTTGTTTACGATCTTCTGTGTCTTCCCGTTTCTACTGATGATCATCGGCTCCTTCACGAAGGAAAGCGAACTGATCGTGAACGGGTATACCCTGTTTCCTAAGCATTTTTCTACAGCGGCTTATAAGGCGCTGCTGCATTCCGATGCACTGGCCCAGGGATACAAAGTCACTATCCTGATTACGGTGATCGGGACACTCTCGGCACTGTGCATCTCGGCGATGCTCGCCTACTCGTTGTCCAACAAGCGCAATGTGCTGCAGACACCGCTACTCCTGTTCTGTTACTTGCCTATGCTTTTCTCGGGAGGAATCATTCCCTTCTATATTGTTGTCAGCCAGTGGCTGTATCTGCAGAATAGCATCGGCGCACTGATTCTGCCGTTGCTCTGTCAGCCGTTTCTCGTCTTCCTACTGGTCAGCTTTTTTCGCACCGTGCCGGATGAACTGGAAGAAGCAGCCCGGATCGACGGCGCTAACGAAATGCGGGTATTCTTCCAGATTATCCTACCGATCTCAAAGCCAATTCTAGCATCCGTTGGCTTGTTCTATGCACTATATTACTGGAACGACTGGTTTATGGGCTTAATGTTCATCGACAATGAAAAACTGTTTCCACTGCAGCTAATCCTACGGCGGATGGTCTCTAATATGGAAGCGGCTAAAAATTTGATTCCTGCTGCCGCAGCGATCTCGACAGAAGCCCCCACCTATGGCGTACGAATGGCTACGACGGTACTCACTATCGGACCGATCATTCTGCTGTATCCGATGCTGCAAAAGTATTTCGTCAAAGGCCTGACTGTTGGAGCGGTAAAGGGTTGA
- a CDS encoding ABC transporter permease: MEHAQRRGIRWKLKQIAHSPFLYLMAIPGLLFFLIFSYFPIYGIMIAFKEYDFSRGITGSKWVGFKNFDYFFTSNDFWVILRNTVGLNVLFIMFTTFFAVLIALMFNEVSNKYFKRISQSLIFLPYFMSWIVIGMLVQSFLGGEQPPVNTWLQNLGLEPINWMFESKLWPAILTVIRVWQGAGYLSIIFLAAITGISEELYEAARIDGASKRQIMMKITVPLLVPTISIMTLLSVGRIFNGDFAMIYAIIGDNSLLYSTTDVIDTFVFRSMRQLHDFGMSSAVGLFQSVMGLIFVVSANAITRKASKESALF, translated from the coding sequence ATGGAGCATGCTCAAAGACGGGGCATACGCTGGAAGCTGAAGCAGATCGCACACAGTCCTTTTTTATACCTAATGGCGATTCCCGGTTTGCTGTTTTTTCTAATATTCAGTTATTTCCCTATATACGGAATCATGATCGCCTTCAAGGAGTATGATTTCTCCCGCGGGATTACCGGGAGCAAGTGGGTTGGATTTAAGAACTTTGACTATTTCTTTACTTCGAATGACTTTTGGGTGATTCTCCGCAATACGGTCGGGTTGAATGTGTTGTTTATCATGTTCACAACCTTTTTTGCGGTGCTGATCGCACTAATGTTCAATGAAGTAAGCAACAAGTATTTCAAGAGAATATCTCAATCGCTAATTTTCTTACCTTATTTCATGTCCTGGATTGTAATCGGTATGCTCGTCCAATCGTTTTTGGGAGGCGAACAGCCACCGGTTAATACCTGGCTGCAGAATCTCGGGTTAGAGCCGATCAACTGGATGTTCGAGTCGAAGCTATGGCCGGCCATCCTCACGGTGATCCGGGTTTGGCAAGGTGCCGGCTACCTGTCGATCATCTTTCTGGCCGCGATCACCGGAATCTCCGAGGAACTCTATGAAGCCGCCCGCATTGATGGTGCATCTAAACGCCAAATCATGATGAAGATCACGGTGCCACTGCTGGTCCCAACGATTTCGATCATGACGCTTTTGTCGGTCGGCCGTATCTTTAATGGTGATTTCGCCATGATCTATGCTATCATCGGTGACAATTCACTGCTCTATTCAACCACAGATGTCATTGATACCTTCGTCTTCCGCTCGATGAGACAGCTACACGACTTCGGGATGTCCTCAGCTGTGGGCCTGTTCCAATCGGTCATGGGGCTCATCTTCGTCGTGTCCGCCAACGCCATCACCCGTAAGGCATCTAAGGAATCCGCATTGTTCTAG